A stretch of Lactuca sativa cultivar Salinas chromosome 6, Lsat_Salinas_v11, whole genome shotgun sequence DNA encodes these proteins:
- the LOC111897688 gene encoding histone H2B.4: MAPKKKSASTLVKTTKKTIQETVQVSVVDQTTKKPVTRGLSSKEKVEIITVKTPIEKETLEDDDTQLEELEDGDEDIVNDAVTREIKVQDATPTPEKKEQPKKTTTRKGGGRKKAEKNIDGKKKRKRRKVGESGGEGYKRYLFRVLKQVHPDLAISSKAMTIISNLMADMFERLAEDAARLSDYSKKSTMTAREIQGAVKLVVPGELGKHAVAEGTKAVTSYMSYGGGGRGRGGGRESESQTF; the protein is encoded by the coding sequence ATGGCACCGAAGAAGAAATCGGCAAGTACATTGGTGAAAACCACCAAGAAAACCATACAAGAAACAGTTCAAGTTTCTGTGGTTGATCAAACCACCAAAAAACCAGTCACGAGAGGCCTTTCATCTAAAGAAAAAGTCGAAATCATCACTGTAAAAACCCCAATAgagaaagaaaccctagaagaTGACGATACTCAGTTAGAAGAACTAGAAGATGGAGATGAAGATATTGTAAATGATGCAGTAACAAGAGAAATCAAAGTTCAAGATGCCACTCCGACCCCAGAAAAAAAGGAACAACCCAAGAAAACCACCACCCGTAAGGGCGGTGGGAGGAAGAAGGCGGAGAAGAATATTGATGGTAAGAAGAAGAGGAAAAGGAGGAAGGTGGGGGAGAGTGGTGGTGAAGGGTATAAGAGGTACCTGTTTAGGGTGTTGAAGCAGGTGCATCCTGATTTAGCGATATCGTCGAAGGCTATGACGATTATCAGCAATTTAATGGCGGATATGTTTGAAAGGCTGGCGGAGGATGCGGCTCGGTTGTCGGATTATAGCAAGAAGTCGACAATGACGGCGAGGGAGATTCAAGGGGCGGTGAAATTGGTGGTGCCGGGAGAGCTTGGGAAGCATGCAGTTGCAGAGGGGACTAAGGCTGTCACCAGCTACATGTCTTACGGCGGCGGTGGTCGTGGTCGTGGCGGTGGTCGGGAGTCCGAGTCTCAAACTTTTTAG